Proteins from a single region of Gordonia hongkongensis:
- a CDS encoding aldo/keto reductase, with amino-acid sequence MAVPNITLNNGITIPQLGFGVFQVPPEDTREATLTAFEVGYRHIDTAEMYGNEKGVGEAVRDSGIPRDDIFITSKLNNGFHDYDDALKALDGTLADLGVEQIDLFLIHWPLPEVGDYVQTWKALEKAYADGKARAIGVSNFQQAHLQRLFDETDVVPAVNQIEVHPYLSQNPLRAFNSEHGIATEAWSPIAQGKVTDDPVITEIAKSKDRSPAQVTLRWHIQRGDIVFPKSVTRSRVEENFALFDFELSDDEVAQIDRLNSDERIGPDPDTFNYVPE; translated from the coding sequence ATGGCAGTCCCGAACATCACACTGAACAACGGAATCACCATCCCGCAGTTGGGTTTCGGAGTCTTCCAGGTTCCGCCGGAGGACACGCGTGAAGCAACTCTGACCGCATTCGAGGTCGGATACCGCCACATCGACACCGCAGAGATGTACGGCAACGAGAAGGGCGTCGGCGAAGCGGTCCGCGATTCGGGCATTCCGCGCGACGACATCTTCATCACCAGCAAGCTGAACAACGGCTTCCACGACTACGACGACGCCCTGAAGGCGCTCGACGGGACCCTTGCCGACCTCGGCGTCGAGCAGATCGACCTCTTCCTGATCCACTGGCCACTGCCGGAGGTGGGCGATTACGTCCAGACCTGGAAGGCGCTCGAGAAGGCCTACGCCGACGGCAAGGCGCGAGCGATCGGCGTGTCGAACTTCCAGCAGGCGCATCTACAGCGTCTCTTCGACGAGACCGACGTCGTACCCGCGGTGAACCAGATCGAGGTGCACCCGTATCTGTCGCAGAACCCGTTGCGCGCGTTCAACTCCGAGCACGGCATCGCGACCGAGGCATGGTCCCCGATCGCCCAGGGCAAGGTGACCGACGACCCGGTAATCACCGAGATCGCCAAGTCCAAGGACCGCTCGCCCGCGCAGGTCACCCTGCGGTGGCACATCCAGCGCGGCGACATCGTCTTCCCGAAGTCGGTGACCCGCTCGCGCGTCGAGGAGAACTTCGCACTGTTCGACTTCGAACTGTCCGACGACGAGGTCGCCCAGATCGACCGCCTCAACAGCGACGAGCGCATCGGGCCCGATCCGGACACCTTCAACTACGTGCCGGAGTGA
- a CDS encoding mannitol dehydrogenase family protein, translating into MSTPLNNETMSGLAGVDVPTYDRSGVTPGIVHFGVGAFHRAHQAMYLDRLLATDASASGWGICGVGVRTADAAMRDALGPQDGLFTLTLKHPDGAVETSVIGSIVEYLYAPDDPEKVIERLSDPATRIVSLTVTEGGYNFSPSTGEFDATNPDIVADLETSAPPRTVFGLVTEALARRRDRGVPSFTVMSCDNIQGNGHMARSTFLAYAQLRDPELAAWIESNTRFPNSMVDRITPATPPELAAEVADRTGVDDNWPVVAEPFTQWVLEDEFSMGRPALEQVGVQVVDDVTPYELMKLRLLNAGHQALCYFGYLLGYRYVHDASSDPDIRNLLHRYMTEEGATTLRPLPGVDVEEYIDTLLERFANPAIGDTIARLCQDSSDRIPKWLVPVIRERLEQGRRSDLAAAVVASWTRYAEGTDEAGEPIDVVDPLAAELVPRAQRSRTDPLAFVADPELFGTLAQDPLFTTPYLSALDSLRSKGTRATLIDLLA; encoded by the coding sequence ATGAGCACACCCCTGAACAACGAGACGATGTCGGGCCTCGCCGGCGTGGACGTCCCGACGTACGACCGTTCGGGCGTCACCCCCGGGATCGTGCACTTCGGTGTGGGTGCGTTCCACCGTGCACACCAGGCGATGTACCTCGACCGTCTCCTCGCGACCGACGCGTCGGCGAGCGGGTGGGGCATCTGCGGGGTCGGCGTCCGTACGGCCGACGCCGCGATGCGCGACGCCCTGGGGCCGCAGGACGGACTGTTCACACTCACCCTCAAACACCCCGACGGCGCCGTCGAGACCTCGGTGATCGGATCGATCGTCGAATACCTCTACGCTCCAGACGATCCTGAGAAAGTCATCGAGCGGCTCAGCGACCCGGCGACACGCATCGTCTCGCTGACGGTGACCGAGGGCGGCTACAACTTCTCACCGTCGACCGGCGAGTTCGACGCCACGAACCCGGACATCGTCGCCGACCTTGAGACCAGTGCGCCGCCGCGCACCGTCTTCGGACTGGTGACCGAGGCACTCGCGCGGCGCCGGGACCGCGGTGTCCCGTCGTTCACGGTCATGTCGTGCGACAACATCCAGGGCAACGGGCACATGGCACGATCGACCTTCCTCGCCTATGCGCAGCTGCGCGATCCGGAACTGGCCGCGTGGATCGAATCCAACACCCGGTTCCCGAACTCGATGGTGGACCGCATCACCCCGGCCACACCGCCCGAGTTGGCCGCCGAGGTCGCCGATCGCACCGGTGTCGACGACAACTGGCCGGTGGTCGCCGAGCCCTTCACGCAGTGGGTGCTCGAGGACGAGTTCTCGATGGGACGCCCCGCACTGGAGCAGGTGGGAGTCCAGGTCGTCGACGACGTCACCCCGTACGAGCTGATGAAGTTGCGACTGCTCAACGCCGGTCACCAGGCGCTGTGCTACTTCGGATATCTGCTCGGGTACCGCTACGTCCACGACGCGTCGTCCGACCCGGACATCCGGAACCTGCTGCACCGCTACATGACCGAAGAAGGCGCAACCACCCTCCGTCCGCTTCCCGGCGTCGACGTCGAGGAGTACATCGACACCCTCCTCGAACGTTTCGCCAACCCGGCGATCGGTGACACCATCGCGCGACTGTGTCAGGACTCCTCCGACCGCATCCCGAAGTGGCTGGTCCCGGTGATCCGCGAGCGCCTCGAACAGGGCCGGCGAAGCGACCTCGCCGCTGCGGTCGTGGCGAGCTGGACCCGCTACGCCGAGGGCACCGACGAGGCGGGGGAACCGATCGACGTCGTCGACCCCCTTGCGGCCGAACTCGTTCCGCGAGCGCAACGGTCCCGCACCGACCCGCTGGCCTTCGTCGCCGACCCCGAGCTGTTCGGTACCCTCGCCCAGGATCCGCTGTTCACCACTCCGTATCTGTCGGCGCTGGATTCGTTGCGCAGCAAGGGAACCCGCGCGACACTGATCGACCTGCTCGCATGA
- a CDS encoding sugar-binding transcriptional regulator, with protein sequence MAPRKSTSDDGEPSVSTVRAASRGTPDSGQDLRLLVRAATMYHLEGLTQAEIASRLGVSRPTAGRLVARARAQGLVRVSVAAPAHLSASIHTDLERAVEETLGLDEVLIIDEVADGTTTGNAALGRAGASVLTRRIQATDTFGFTWGPEQVAVADAMAASASCQRVVQMDGSMTSVEYHTGVDHALSRFSERLHARPLRLVAPLYVDPETVTAVNRDSILSQALSAARGAQVMLFGVGSVSTSTTLFEGSFIDAVVLDELLELGAVGEIGGRFYDAHGVAVPSSLVDRTVSVSLDAVRACPTSILVSGGTHRRESILGALRGGYATILVTDLATAEWLVVQEKGEQ encoded by the coding sequence ATGGCACCTCGGAAGTCGACGAGCGACGACGGCGAGCCGTCCGTCTCGACAGTCCGCGCGGCCTCGCGCGGAACTCCCGACTCCGGCCAGGACCTGCGTCTTCTCGTCCGCGCCGCGACGATGTACCACCTCGAGGGGCTCACCCAGGCCGAGATCGCATCACGCCTGGGCGTCTCGCGGCCGACCGCCGGTCGGCTGGTGGCGCGAGCCCGGGCGCAAGGCCTCGTCCGCGTGTCCGTGGCTGCGCCGGCGCACCTCTCGGCCTCGATCCACACCGATCTCGAACGCGCGGTGGAAGAGACCCTGGGTCTCGACGAGGTGCTCATCATCGACGAGGTGGCCGACGGCACCACCACCGGCAACGCCGCGCTCGGCCGCGCCGGGGCCTCGGTGCTCACCCGCCGCATCCAGGCGACCGACACCTTCGGATTCACCTGGGGGCCGGAGCAGGTGGCTGTCGCCGACGCCATGGCCGCATCGGCGTCGTGTCAGCGGGTCGTGCAGATGGACGGCTCGATGACCTCGGTGGAGTACCACACCGGCGTCGACCATGCGCTGTCCCGGTTCTCCGAACGTCTTCATGCCCGTCCGCTGCGGCTGGTCGCACCGCTCTATGTCGACCCGGAGACGGTCACCGCCGTGAACCGTGATTCGATTCTGTCGCAGGCGCTCTCGGCGGCGCGCGGTGCACAGGTGATGCTCTTCGGCGTCGGGTCGGTGTCGACGTCGACCACGTTGTTCGAGGGCTCGTTCATCGATGCCGTCGTCCTCGACGAACTCCTGGAACTCGGCGCGGTCGGAGAGATCGGCGGACGCTTCTACGACGCGCACGGCGTCGCGGTGCCCTCCAGTCTCGTCGATCGGACCGTCTCGGTGTCGCTCGACGCGGTCCGGGCCTGCCCGACATCGATCCTCGTGTCCGGTGGCACACACCGTCGCGAATCCATCCTCGGTGCACTGCGCGGTGGCTACGCCACCATTCTCGTCACCGACCTCGCCACCGCCGAATGGCTGGTGGTGCAAGAGAAAGGCGAACAATGA
- the xylB gene encoding xylulokinase has product MTTLVAGIDSSTQSCKVVVCDADTGQVVRTGHAAHPAGTEVHPDHWWDALCTAVAAAGGFDDVSAVSVAGQQHGMVCLDGNGRVVREALLWNDTRSAPSAAALVDEFGGSEQWARSVGVVPVASITATKLRWLADHEPAHADATAAICLPHDWLTWRLRDSHDLAELTTDRSDASGTGYFSAATGEYRTDLLDAAFRGRRPLLPRVLGPAERAGVTPTGVVVGAGAGDNAAAALGLHAGPGDAVVSLGTSGVVSAVGDVAPNDPSGLVAGFADATGRHLPLVCTLNGAPVLASTASMLGVDLAEFARLAMSAEPGAGGVTMVPYFAGERSPNLPDATGTLTGLTAANFTPAAIARAAVEGLVSSLVFCRERIEQQGIDVERVLLTGGGAKSAAVRHIAPGLFGGEVVVPADGEHVALGAARQAAWALTGELPAWETSTQTLTGTPTPEVYAHYREASLMVEREAGR; this is encoded by the coding sequence ATGACGACGCTGGTCGCCGGGATCGATTCGTCGACCCAGTCATGCAAGGTGGTCGTCTGTGACGCCGACACCGGGCAGGTGGTGCGCACCGGGCACGCTGCGCACCCCGCCGGTACCGAGGTACACCCGGATCACTGGTGGGACGCACTGTGCACTGCGGTCGCCGCCGCGGGCGGCTTCGACGACGTCTCCGCGGTGTCCGTGGCGGGCCAGCAGCACGGCATGGTCTGTCTGGACGGGAACGGCCGGGTGGTCCGGGAAGCATTGCTGTGGAACGACACCCGATCCGCACCGAGCGCTGCTGCTCTCGTCGACGAGTTCGGCGGATCCGAGCAGTGGGCACGCTCTGTCGGGGTGGTGCCGGTGGCTTCCATCACCGCGACCAAACTCCGCTGGCTGGCCGACCACGAACCGGCGCACGCCGACGCCACGGCTGCGATCTGCCTTCCGCACGATTGGCTGACCTGGCGACTGCGCGACAGTCACGACCTCGCCGAGCTGACGACCGACCGCAGCGACGCCTCCGGCACCGGCTATTTCAGCGCGGCGACCGGCGAGTACCGAACCGATCTGCTCGACGCCGCGTTCCGCGGCCGTCGACCACTTCTGCCCCGGGTCCTCGGCCCCGCGGAACGGGCCGGCGTCACGCCGACCGGCGTCGTCGTGGGCGCCGGCGCGGGCGACAACGCCGCAGCCGCACTGGGACTGCACGCCGGCCCCGGGGATGCCGTTGTCTCCCTGGGCACGTCGGGCGTGGTCAGCGCCGTCGGCGACGTGGCGCCGAATGATCCGTCGGGTCTGGTGGCCGGGTTCGCGGACGCGACCGGGCGTCACCTGCCACTGGTCTGCACCCTGAACGGCGCCCCGGTGCTGGCGTCGACCGCGTCGATGCTCGGCGTGGACCTGGCCGAGTTCGCGCGGTTGGCCATGTCGGCTGAGCCCGGCGCGGGTGGCGTCACGATGGTGCCCTACTTCGCCGGCGAGCGCTCGCCGAACCTCCCCGACGCGACCGGCACGCTGACGGGGCTGACCGCGGCCAACTTCACCCCGGCCGCGATCGCCCGCGCGGCCGTCGAGGGCCTGGTCTCGTCTCTGGTGTTCTGCCGCGAACGAATCGAACAGCAGGGCATCGACGTCGAGCGCGTGCTGCTCACCGGCGGTGGCGCGAAGTCGGCTGCGGTGCGCCACATCGCACCGGGTCTGTTCGGCGGCGAGGTCGTCGTCCCCGCCGACGGCGAACACGTGGCGCTCGGTGCGGCGCGACAGGCCGCGTGGGCCCTGACCGGTGAACTGCCCGCGTGGGAGACATCGACCCAGACACTCACCGGGACGCCCACGCCCGAGGTGTACGCGCACTACCGGGAGGCCTCGCTCATGGTGGAACGCGAGGCGGGGCGGTAG
- a CDS encoding cold-shock protein, which produces MAQGTVKWFNGEKGFGFIAPDDQGADVFVHYSSIQGSGFRNLEENQRVEFDVEQGAKGPQATNVSAL; this is translated from the coding sequence ATGGCACAGGGAACCGTCAAGTGGTTCAACGGCGAAAAGGGCTTCGGCTTCATCGCTCCCGACGACCAGGGCGCAGATGTCTTCGTCCACTACTCCTCGATCCAAGGTAGCGGCTTCCGCAACCTCGAAGAGAACCAGCGCGTCGAATTCGACGTCGAGCAGGGTGCCAAGGGCCCCCAGGCTACCAACGTCAGCGCGCTCTGA
- a CDS encoding NAD(P)-dependent alcohol dehydrogenase, giving the protein MRAAVLHPDLSVTTESRRSPDPEPGDVTVAVRAVGVCGSDTHYFRHGRIGEYVVREPLVLGHEAAGVVVAVGEGVDPGRVGERVSIEPQRPDPTTAESRRGDYHLCPHMRFYATPPVDGAFAEFVTIGADFAHPVPPEVSDEAAALFEPLSVGIAAMRKAEVSVGGSVLIAGAGPIGLMVAQVARASGLARIVVSEPDEQRRSRALEFGATTVIEPGTGSEPVDAFVDASGVAGAVRDGLARVRPGGRVVLVGMGADSMELPVSLIQNRELVLTGVFRYANTWPTALALVRSGAVDLDAMVTARFGLDQLTDALNSDRTPGTIKAVVYPSLSRYLPGPADTAPNETEGTRR; this is encoded by the coding sequence ATGCGCGCCGCCGTCCTGCATCCCGATCTCTCGGTGACCACCGAAAGTCGCAGGTCGCCGGACCCGGAGCCCGGTGACGTCACGGTGGCCGTGCGCGCGGTGGGGGTCTGCGGGTCCGACACCCACTACTTTCGTCACGGACGGATCGGCGAGTACGTGGTCCGCGAACCGCTCGTCCTCGGTCACGAGGCGGCCGGGGTCGTCGTCGCCGTCGGGGAAGGGGTGGACCCGGGCCGGGTCGGCGAGCGGGTGTCCATCGAACCGCAGCGTCCCGACCCGACCACAGCGGAGAGCAGACGCGGTGACTACCACCTGTGCCCACACATGCGGTTCTACGCGACGCCTCCGGTGGACGGCGCCTTCGCCGAATTCGTGACCATCGGAGCCGATTTCGCCCATCCCGTGCCACCCGAGGTCTCCGACGAGGCCGCCGCCCTGTTCGAGCCGCTCTCCGTGGGCATCGCCGCGATGCGCAAAGCCGAGGTGTCGGTGGGCGGCTCGGTCCTGATCGCCGGCGCGGGTCCGATCGGCCTGATGGTGGCGCAGGTCGCCCGGGCGTCCGGTCTCGCACGCATCGTCGTCAGTGAGCCCGATGAGCAGCGACGTTCTCGCGCACTCGAATTCGGTGCCACCACGGTGATCGAGCCCGGAACCGGGAGCGAACCCGTCGACGCCTTCGTCGATGCCAGCGGTGTCGCGGGTGCGGTCCGGGATGGACTGGCCCGGGTGCGTCCCGGCGGGCGCGTCGTCCTCGTCGGGATGGGCGCCGACTCGATGGAACTGCCGGTGTCGCTCATCCAGAACCGCGAACTGGTGCTGACCGGGGTGTTCCGCTATGCCAACACCTGGCCGACGGCTCTCGCGCTGGTCCGGAGCGGCGCCGTCGACCTCGATGCGATGGTCACCGCCCGGTTCGGACTCGACCAACTCACGGATGCACTGAATTCCGATCGCACACCCGGCACCATCAAAGCTGTGGTCTACCCGTCTCTTTCGAGATACCTGCCCGGGCCCGCCGATACCGCCCCGAACGAGACGGAAGGAACTCGTCGATGA
- a CDS encoding serine/threonine-protein kinase, with translation MAENDPLTTQRDAVRDVAGELVEAGFADPVEIGRGGYGAVYRCRQPALDRDVAVKVLTDHLDAQNLERFVREQRAMGRLSGHPNIVNILEVGSTPEGFPFIVMQYHPHASLDLRIRRDGPLDWRDVLRLGIKVAGALETAHRAGTLHRDIKPGNILLTEYGEPQLTDFGIARISGGFETDADLVTGSPASTAPELLAGATPSVTSDVYGLGATLFCALTGHAAFERRSGEQVVAHFLRVASEGVPDLTSAGFPAEVSGCIEHAMAREPADRPGSAAELGEELRNAQRRLGVPLDGMALPDGATVPATSTTTTTTTPRRRTTMTLPMPSTKFRPPVRPRAQVTRARLLKTLRDGKLRRLTLIHAPTGYGKTTVAAQWAEELAVDGVPVAWLTVDDTDNDVARFLADLVEALRRAAPDAVGDLAAAVEEHGDRAEEYVLTSLINEVHEHGRRIALIVDDWHRVTDPAVIGVMDYLLEHGCHHLQVIVTSRTRRGLPVSRLHVHDEIIEIDMEALCFDEAEAGRFLLDVAGLDLRGDEVADLWSSTDGWVAALQLACVSLRRSGRPGELIGDISGRHHAIGDFLAENVLGVLEPEVLHFLLTVSLPERICADLATTLSGEERGQAMLEEIELRDLFLTRVDQAGQWFRFHSLFAEFLQRRLERDEPQLIPQLHRRASEWFAGHGMLTEAVDHALAAGDADRAIELVETYGRSLIEHSRMTTLITLMEKLPPVTVAANPILQMQLAWANLLLHRAALAEASLERARVALERLARSDAALGIRREADIAEACVRAISDRLDGLDELVARLDDDLDGLPPFLVSAIHNVGTLGATLRFDFDEAHRWQQRAIPAHRRNTGPYAVMYGYGLDGLAYVEQLDLDRAEACFRTGLRLSREQGSSTQSQGAQLASALLAAVRYERGDLYEAERLLDESFFIGAAEGVVDMIEARHLVGARVALCHGDRAVAGSYLDEAVDIAERLDTPRLRAVAENEQVVRHLPARRGVSARVDADAEVPTRGIAAIVAQLHAETAIRLMLDAGESAEAPDVACRWAQEWVNRLVGSGRHRAILRARRLLAMCLDAAGRPDEARAQTLAVLAQCAASGMVRFPLDGGDDFTRLVDDVARGVRAGDRPAPAALSPDFLERLLGAGGTRS, from the coding sequence ATGGCCGAGAACGATCCGCTGACCACACAACGCGATGCCGTCCGCGACGTCGCCGGTGAACTGGTGGAAGCAGGTTTCGCCGATCCGGTCGAGATCGGTCGTGGTGGCTACGGTGCCGTATATCGCTGCCGCCAGCCCGCATTGGACCGCGATGTCGCGGTCAAGGTGCTGACCGACCACCTCGACGCGCAGAACCTCGAGCGGTTCGTGCGTGAGCAGCGTGCGATGGGACGACTCTCCGGGCACCCGAACATCGTCAACATCCTCGAGGTCGGGTCCACGCCCGAGGGCTTTCCGTTCATCGTGATGCAATACCACCCCCACGCATCGTTGGATCTGCGCATCCGCAGGGACGGTCCGCTCGACTGGCGCGACGTGCTCCGGCTCGGCATCAAGGTGGCCGGTGCGCTCGAGACGGCCCACCGGGCGGGCACCCTGCACCGCGACATCAAGCCGGGGAACATCCTGCTCACCGAATACGGCGAACCCCAGTTGACCGACTTCGGCATCGCCCGTATCTCCGGCGGCTTCGAGACCGACGCCGATCTGGTCACCGGTTCGCCCGCCTCCACCGCGCCCGAACTCCTCGCCGGTGCGACGCCATCAGTGACCTCCGACGTCTATGGGCTGGGCGCGACCCTGTTCTGTGCGCTGACCGGCCACGCGGCGTTCGAGAGGCGCAGCGGGGAGCAAGTGGTCGCGCACTTCCTCCGCGTCGCGAGCGAAGGAGTCCCCGATCTCACGTCGGCCGGATTCCCCGCGGAGGTGTCCGGCTGCATCGAACATGCGATGGCGCGCGAACCCGCCGACCGCCCCGGGTCGGCGGCAGAGCTGGGCGAGGAACTGCGGAACGCGCAGCGGCGGCTCGGGGTGCCACTCGACGGGATGGCGCTGCCAGACGGGGCCACGGTACCTGCTACCTCGACGACGACGACGACGACGACGCCGCGGCGGCGGACGACGATGACGCTGCCCATGCCGTCGACGAAATTCCGCCCACCCGTCCGGCCTCGGGCACAGGTCACCAGGGCCCGACTCCTGAAGACACTGCGCGACGGGAAGCTGCGCCGTCTCACGCTCATCCACGCACCCACCGGCTACGGAAAGACCACGGTCGCGGCGCAGTGGGCCGAGGAACTCGCCGTCGACGGCGTGCCGGTGGCGTGGCTAACGGTCGACGACACCGACAACGACGTCGCACGGTTTCTCGCCGACCTCGTCGAGGCACTGCGCCGGGCGGCCCCGGACGCCGTCGGCGACCTCGCGGCGGCGGTCGAGGAACACGGCGATCGTGCCGAGGAGTACGTGCTGACATCGCTGATCAACGAGGTTCACGAGCACGGCCGGCGCATCGCGCTCATCGTCGACGACTGGCACCGGGTGACGGACCCGGCGGTCATCGGAGTGATGGACTATCTACTCGAACACGGTTGTCATCACCTGCAGGTGATCGTGACCAGCCGCACCCGGAGGGGCCTCCCGGTCAGTCGCCTGCACGTCCACGACGAGATCATCGAGATCGACATGGAAGCACTGTGTTTCGACGAGGCGGAAGCCGGGCGGTTCCTCCTTGATGTCGCCGGTCTGGACCTGCGGGGCGACGAGGTCGCCGATCTGTGGTCATCGACCGACGGTTGGGTCGCGGCGCTGCAACTGGCGTGTGTGTCGCTGCGCCGATCCGGGCGTCCCGGCGAGCTGATCGGTGACATCTCCGGCCGGCACCATGCCATCGGTGACTTCCTCGCCGAGAACGTCCTGGGCGTGCTGGAACCGGAGGTCCTGCACTTCCTGCTCACCGTCTCGCTGCCGGAACGGATCTGCGCCGATCTCGCGACCACGCTGAGCGGCGAGGAGCGAGGACAGGCCATGCTCGAGGAGATCGAGCTCCGTGACCTGTTCCTCACCCGGGTCGATCAGGCCGGACAGTGGTTCCGATTCCACTCCCTGTTCGCCGAGTTTCTCCAGCGCAGGCTGGAACGCGATGAACCGCAACTCATTCCGCAACTGCACCGCAGGGCGTCGGAGTGGTTCGCGGGGCACGGAATGCTGACCGAGGCGGTCGACCATGCGCTCGCCGCCGGTGATGCGGACCGTGCCATCGAACTCGTCGAGACCTACGGCCGGTCACTCATCGAACACTCGCGAATGACCACCCTGATCACATTGATGGAGAAGTTGCCGCCTGTGACGGTGGCGGCCAACCCGATCCTGCAGATGCAACTCGCGTGGGCGAACCTCCTCCTGCACCGCGCCGCGCTCGCCGAAGCCTCCCTCGAACGGGCGCGGGTCGCACTCGAGCGACTGGCGAGGTCAGATGCTGCCCTGGGAATTCGCCGTGAGGCCGACATCGCCGAGGCGTGCGTGCGCGCCATCTCCGACCGGCTCGACGGGCTCGACGAACTGGTGGCGCGCCTGGACGACGACCTCGACGGGTTGCCGCCGTTCCTCGTGTCGGCCATCCACAATGTCGGGACCCTCGGCGCCACCTTGCGATTCGACTTCGACGAGGCTCACCGCTGGCAACAACGCGCGATCCCGGCACACCGACGCAACACCGGTCCGTACGCGGTCATGTACGGCTACGGACTCGACGGGCTCGCCTACGTCGAACAGCTCGACCTCGATCGTGCCGAAGCATGCTTCCGTACGGGACTGCGGTTGTCGCGCGAACAGGGTTCGTCGACCCAGTCGCAGGGTGCGCAACTCGCCAGCGCCCTTCTCGCGGCGGTCCGGTACGAGCGCGGTGATCTGTACGAAGCCGAACGGCTGCTCGACGAGAGCTTCTTCATCGGGGCCGCCGAAGGCGTCGTCGACATGATCGAGGCTCGGCATCTCGTCGGGGCGCGCGTGGCGTTGTGCCACGGTGACCGGGCGGTCGCGGGGTCCTACCTCGACGAAGCCGTGGACATCGCCGAGCGGCTCGACACCCCGCGGCTGCGTGCCGTCGCCGAGAACGAGCAGGTGGTGAGGCACCTGCCGGCTCGTCGAGGGGTGTCTGCGCGTGTCGACGCCGACGCCGAGGTGCCGACACGCGGCATCGCGGCGATCGTCGCGCAACTCCATGCCGAGACCGCGATCCGGTTGATGCTCGACGCCGGCGAGTCCGCCGAAGCCCCTGACGTCGCCTGTCGATGGGCGCAGGAGTGGGTGAACAGGTTGGTCGGCAGCGGCCGCCACCGAGCGATTCTGCGGGCGCGACGACTCCTGGCGATGTGTCTCGACGCGGCCGGGCGGCCGGACGAGGCACGTGCACAGACCCTGGCTGTCCTGGCGCAGTGCGCAGCGTCGGGCATGGTTCGGTTCCCGCTGGATGGCGGCGACGACTTCACCCGGCTCGTCGACGACGTCGCCCGCGGTGTTCGTGCCGGTGACCGTCCCGCGCCGGCAGCGTTGTCGCCGGATTTCCTCGAGCGGTTGCTCGGCGCCGGCGGCACCCGTTCGTGA
- a CDS encoding class I SAM-dependent methyltransferase: MVDWDGDRYADVSALQRMVAEESIGDLELTGTERLLDIGCGDGFITMLLADRLPSGSVVGVDASRRMIERALLRVPADLLRVQFHVDDVLALPFDDDFDIVVSFNALHWVHDQRAALQGIARSLVDGGRAVLQMVCATERPSIEDVAMEVAAQPERKRYFEGFDAPYVHVEPARFGDLATDAGFIADDLTVKDLNWQFDSVDDFRAWFAVGASDWTSRLPDSAVDDFVDTVIDRYTDVVGEPALFRFSQLRASLSKPARSENLC, translated from the coding sequence ATGGTCGATTGGGACGGTGACCGGTACGCGGACGTGAGCGCCTTGCAGCGCATGGTCGCCGAGGAGTCGATCGGCGACCTCGAACTCACCGGGACCGAACGCCTGCTGGACATCGGGTGCGGCGACGGCTTCATCACGATGCTGCTCGCCGACCGGCTGCCGTCGGGCTCGGTCGTCGGCGTCGACGCCTCGCGCCGGATGATCGAACGCGCGCTGCTCCGGGTCCCGGCGGACCTGCTGCGCGTCCAGTTCCACGTCGACGACGTGCTTGCCCTGCCCTTCGACGACGACTTCGACATCGTGGTGTCGTTCAACGCGCTGCACTGGGTGCACGACCAGAGGGCAGCGCTGCAAGGAATCGCTCGCAGTCTCGTCGACGGCGGTCGGGCGGTGCTACAGATGGTGTGCGCCACCGAGAGACCGAGCATCGAGGACGTGGCGATGGAGGTCGCGGCGCAACCGGAGCGAAAGCGCTACTTCGAGGGCTTCGACGCGCCCTACGTCCACGTCGAACCGGCGCGATTCGGGGACCTCGCCACCGACGCCGGTTTCATCGCGGACGACCTGACGGTGAAAGACCTGAACTGGCAGTTCGATTCGGTCGACGACTTCCGAGCCTGGTTCGCGGTCGGGGCGTCGGATTGGACGAGCCGCCTACCGGACAGCGCAGTCGACGACTTCGTCGACACGGTCATCGATCGCTACACCGACGTCGTCGGCGAACCCGCACTGTTCCGGTTCAGCCAATTGCGCGCATCGCTGTCGAAACCTGCTCGCTCAGAGAACCTTTGCTGA